In Helicobacter bilis, a genomic segment contains:
- the infC gene encoding translation initiation factor IF-3, with amino-acid sequence MSKEETLVNGKIRFDEVRCISEDGEQLGIMSAKEAQNLAYNEGLDLVCISPNAKPPVCKIVEYGKYRYQLEKKQKEAKKKQKQVEVKEIKLSTQIAQNDINYKVKHAREFFEEGKHVKFRVYLRGREMQNPAGGFEMLKRVIAMVDDIAHADKEAKIEGKYASILMMPNNKPKS; translated from the coding sequence TTGAGTAAAGAAGAAACATTAGTAAATGGAAAAATTCGCTTTGATGAAGTAAGGTGCATTAGCGAAGATGGTGAGCAGCTAGGTATTATGAGTGCAAAAGAAGCACAGAATCTTGCTTATAATGAGGGGCTTGACCTAGTGTGTATATCGCCAAATGCAAAGCCACCTGTTTGCAAAATAGTAGAATATGGCAAGTATCGCTATCAATTAGAAAAGAAGCAAAAAGAAGCAAAAAAGAAGCAAAAGCAAGTTGAAGTTAAAGAAATCAAGCTATCAACTCAAATTGCCCAAAATGATATAAATTACAAAGTGAAACATGCTAGAGAGTTTTTTGAAGAGGGTAAGCATGTAAAATTCCGCGTTTATCTGCGTGGCAGAGAGATGCAAAATCCAGCAGGTGGCTTTGAAATGCTAAAGCGAGTCATTGCTATGGTAGATGATATAGCCCATGCTGATAAAGAGGCAAAAATCGAGGGAAAATACGCAAGTATCCTAAT
- the thrS gene encoding threonine--tRNA ligase, which yields MQHIIGYIHNNSIIDTQTAAENNLNTQSLEPIYFTDTPNAHEIIRHTCAHLLAEAIKALYPEAKFFVGPVVDEGFYYDFKVDSKIGVDDLATIESKMKEIAKKGHKLTKIHLSRKEAIERFSGDELKQAVMSKIEGDDFSIYQQGDFEDLCRGPHLPHLKLLQAFKLTKISGAYLGGDEDSEVLTRIYGIAFAEKENLKQYLFQLEEAKKRDHRRLGVEMELFTFEEDVGAGLPIWLPKGARLRRRIEELLTRALILNEYEPVRCPEILKSDVWKISGHYTHYKENMYFTTIDEVEYGIKPMNCVGHIKVYQNSIRSYRELPLRFYEYGVVHRHEKSGVLHGLLRVREFTQDDAHIFCRPEQIENEVNNILRFTHKIMNAFGFSYEMELSTRPEQSIGEDSVWESATLALQNALASNNISYQVDEGGGAFYGPKIDIKITDAIGRKWQCGTIQIDMNLPERFNLSYIDENNEHAMPVMIHRAILGSFERFVAILTEHFGGEFPFFIAPTQVIIIPINEAHVSMAQNLQNELRLRGIYAELSLKNESLNKKIRTAEKQKVPMIALIGDKELNNNSVSIRDRRMKMDSGENMQYEMSMQEFLEKTSNLHREVSF from the coding sequence ATTATCGACACACAGACAGCAGCAGAAAACAATCTCAATACGCAATCACTTGAACCTATCTATTTTACTGATACACCAAACGCACATGAAATTATCCGCCATACTTGTGCGCATTTACTTGCTGAAGCGATTAAAGCCCTTTATCCAGAGGCAAAGTTTTTTGTCGGTCCTGTTGTAGATGAGGGGTTTTACTATGATTTTAAGGTGGATTCTAAAATCGGGGTTGATGACTTAGCTACAATAGAAAGCAAGATGAAAGAGATCGCAAAAAAGGGGCATAAACTCACAAAAATTCATTTAAGTCGCAAGGAAGCAATAGAGCGTTTCAGTGGAGATGAATTAAAACAAGCGGTGATGAGTAAGATAGAAGGCGATGATTTTAGCATATATCAGCAAGGCGATTTTGAGGATTTATGTCGTGGTCCGCATTTACCGCATTTAAAGTTGTTACAGGCTTTTAAGCTTACAAAGATTTCTGGGGCGTATTTAGGTGGCGATGAAGATTCTGAAGTTTTAACAAGGATTTATGGCATTGCCTTTGCAGAGAAAGAGAATCTAAAGCAGTATCTCTTTCAACTAGAAGAAGCAAAGAAAAGAGATCACAGAAGGCTTGGTGTAGAAATGGAGCTTTTCACATTTGAAGAAGATGTGGGAGCCGGTCTGCCAATATGGTTACCAAAAGGTGCAAGGCTTAGAAGACGCATAGAAGAGCTTTTAACAAGGGCTTTAATACTCAATGAATACGAGCCTGTAAGATGCCCTGAGATTCTAAAAAGTGATGTATGGAAAATTAGCGGACATTATACGCATTACAAAGAAAATATGTATTTTACCACTATTGATGAAGTTGAATATGGCATTAAGCCTATGAATTGCGTTGGACATATAAAGGTGTATCAAAATAGCATTAGAAGTTATAGGGAATTGCCATTAAGATTCTATGAATATGGCGTGGTGCATAGGCATGAAAAAAGTGGCGTTTTGCATGGATTGCTTCGTGTGAGAGAATTTACACAAGATGATGCGCATATCTTTTGTCGTCCAGAGCAAATAGAAAATGAAGTGAATAATATCTTGCGTTTTACGCATAAGATTATGAATGCCTTTGGATTTAGCTATGAAATGGAGCTATCCACTAGACCAGAGCAGTCAATCGGCGAAGATTCTGTGTGGGAGAGTGCTACTTTAGCCTTGCAAAATGCCCTTGCAAGTAATAATATTAGCTATCAAGTTGATGAAGGTGGTGGTGCATTTTATGGACCAAAGATTGATATAAAAATCACTGATGCAATAGGTAGAAAATGGCAGTGTGGCACAATCCAAATTGATATGAATTTACCAGAGAGATTTAATCTAAGCTATATTGATGAGAACAACGAACATGCTATGCCTGTTATGATTCATAGGGCGATTTTGGGTAGCTTTGAGCGGTTTGTAGCGATTTTAACAGAGCATTTTGGCGGAGAATTTCCATTTTTCATTGCTCCAACGCAGGTAATTATTATCCCTATTAATGAAGCACATGTGAGTATGGCACAGAATTTGCAGAATGAGTTACGATTGCGGGGTATTTATGCAGAGTTAAGTTTGAAAAATGAGTCACTCAATAAAAAAATACGCACAGCAGAGAAGCAAAAAGTGCCTATGATTGCACTTATTGGTGATAAAGAGCTTAATAACAATAGTGTATCTATACGCGATAGACGCATGAAGATGGATTCTGGAGAAAATATGCAGTATGAAATGAGTATGCAAGAATTCTTAGAAAAAACTTCAAATCTACATAGAGAGGTTAGCTTTTGA